A window from Streptomyces subrutilus encodes these proteins:
- a CDS encoding DNA gyrase/topoisomerase IV subunit A translates to MARRSTKTPPPEDFEEKILDIDVVDEMQGSFLEYAYSVIYSRALPDARDGMKPVHRRIVYQMNEMGLRPDRGYVKCARVVGEVMGKLHPHGDASIYDALVRMAQPFSMRLPLVDGHGNFGSLGNDDPPAAMRYTECKMADATSLMTESIDEDTVDFTANYDGQEQEPGVLPAAYPNLLVNGASGIAVGMATNMPPHNLGEVIAAARHLIRYPAADLEALMRFVPGPDLPTGGRIVGLAGIKDAYENGRGTFKIRATVAVENVTARRKGLVVTELPFTVGPEKVIAKIKDLVGSKKLQGIADVKDLTDRSHGLRLVIEIKNGFHPEAVLEQLYKLTPMEESFGINNVALVDGQPLTLGLKELLEVYLDHRFEVVRRRSEFRRTKRRDRLHLVEGLLVALIDIDEVIRLIRDSENSAQAKARLIERFSLSEIQTQYILDTPLRRLTKFDRLELESERDRLNGEIDELTGILDSDTELRKLVSAELAAVAKKFGTERRTVLLESAGTAIAAVPLEVADDPCRVLLSSTGLLARTANGDPLPEEEDGSRAKHDLIVSQVAATARADIGAVTSYGRLLRLSVIDLPQLPDTHAAPNLAGGAPFSEFLSALEADERLICLTSLDESSQGLALGTEQGVVKRVVPDYPANKEELEVITLKDGDRIVGAVELRTGEEDLVFITDDAQLLRYPAGQVRPQGRPAGGMAGIKLADGAKVIHFSAVDPARNGVVFTVAGSHGTLDDSVTSGKLTPFDQYPRKGRATGGVRCQRFLKGEDVLVLAWAGGSPVRAAGANGAPAALPPVDPRRDGSGAPLPATVTALAGAVL, encoded by the coding sequence ATGGCCCGCCGCAGCACGAAGACCCCGCCGCCGGAGGATTTCGAGGAGAAGATCCTCGACATCGACGTCGTCGACGAAATGCAGGGCTCCTTCCTCGAGTACGCGTACTCGGTGATCTACTCCCGCGCCCTGCCCGACGCCCGGGACGGCATGAAGCCGGTCCACCGCCGCATCGTCTACCAGATGAACGAGATGGGCCTGCGCCCCGACCGGGGGTACGTCAAGTGCGCCCGCGTCGTCGGCGAGGTCATGGGCAAGCTCCACCCGCACGGCGACGCCTCGATCTACGACGCCCTGGTGCGCATGGCGCAGCCGTTCTCCATGCGGCTGCCGCTGGTGGACGGGCACGGCAACTTCGGTTCGCTCGGCAACGACGACCCGCCCGCGGCCATGCGCTACACCGAGTGCAAGATGGCCGACGCCACGTCACTGATGACGGAGTCGATCGACGAGGACACCGTCGACTTCACCGCCAACTACGACGGCCAGGAGCAGGAGCCGGGCGTACTGCCCGCGGCGTATCCGAACCTGCTGGTCAACGGCGCGTCCGGGATCGCGGTCGGCATGGCCACGAACATGCCCCCGCACAACCTGGGCGAGGTCATCGCGGCCGCCCGCCACCTGATCCGCTACCCGGCGGCGGACCTGGAGGCGCTGATGCGCTTCGTGCCGGGTCCCGACCTGCCCACGGGCGGCCGGATCGTCGGCCTCGCCGGGATCAAGGACGCGTACGAGAACGGCCGCGGCACCTTCAAGATCCGCGCGACGGTGGCCGTGGAGAACGTGACGGCCCGCCGCAAGGGGCTGGTCGTCACCGAACTGCCCTTCACGGTCGGCCCCGAGAAGGTCATCGCGAAGATCAAGGACCTGGTCGGCTCGAAGAAGCTGCAGGGCATCGCCGACGTCAAGGACCTCACCGACCGCTCGCACGGCCTGCGCCTGGTCATCGAGATCAAGAACGGTTTCCACCCGGAAGCGGTACTGGAGCAGCTCTACAAGCTGACGCCGATGGAGGAGTCCTTCGGCATCAACAACGTGGCGCTGGTGGACGGCCAGCCGCTGACGCTGGGCCTCAAGGAGCTGCTGGAGGTCTACCTCGACCACCGCTTCGAGGTCGTCCGGCGGCGCAGCGAGTTCCGCCGCACCAAGCGGCGCGACCGGCTGCACCTGGTCGAGGGCCTGCTGGTGGCGCTCATCGACATCGACGAGGTCATCCGGCTCATCCGCGACAGCGAGAACTCCGCGCAGGCCAAGGCCCGGCTGATCGAGCGGTTCTCGCTGAGCGAGATCCAGACCCAGTACATCCTGGACACGCCGCTGCGCCGGCTCACCAAGTTCGACCGGCTGGAGCTGGAGTCCGAGCGCGACCGGCTGAACGGCGAGATCGACGAGCTCACCGGCATCCTGGATTCCGACACCGAGCTGCGCAAGCTGGTCTCCGCCGAACTGGCCGCGGTGGCCAAGAAGTTCGGCACCGAGCGGCGTACGGTCCTGCTGGAGTCGGCCGGTACCGCGATCGCCGCCGTGCCGCTGGAGGTCGCGGACGACCCCTGCCGCGTGCTGCTGTCCTCGACGGGCCTGCTGGCCCGTACGGCCAACGGCGACCCGCTGCCGGAGGAGGAGGACGGCTCCCGCGCCAAGCACGACCTGATCGTCTCGCAGGTCGCGGCGACGGCGCGGGCGGACATCGGCGCGGTCACCTCGTACGGGCGGCTGCTGCGGCTCTCGGTGATCGACCTGCCCCAGCTGCCGGACACCCACGCCGCGCCGAACCTGGCGGGCGGCGCCCCCTTCTCGGAGTTCCTCTCCGCGCTGGAGGCGGACGAGAGGCTGATCTGCCTGACCTCGCTGGACGAGTCCTCGCAGGGGCTGGCCCTCGGCACCGAGCAGGGCGTGGTCAAGCGCGTCGTGCCGGACTACCCGGCCAACAAGGAGGAGCTGGAGGTCATCACCCTCAAGGACGGGGACCGGATCGTCGGCGCCGTCGAGCTGCGCACGGGCGAGGAGGACCTGGTCTTCATCACCGACGACGCCCAGCTGCTCCGCTATCCGGCGGGCCAGGTGCGCCCGCAGGGCCGGCCGGCCGGCGGCATGGCGGGCATCAAGCTGGCCGACGGTGCCAAGGTGATCCACTTCTCGGCCGTGGACCCGGCGCGGAACGGGGTGGTGTTCACCGTGGCGGGCTCGCACGGCACCCTGGACGACTCGGTGACCTCGGGGAAGCTGACCCCCTTCGACCAGTACCCGCGCAAGGGCCGGGCCACCGGCGGTGTGCGCTGCCAGCGGTTCCTGAAGGGCGAGGACGTCCTCGTACTGGCCTGGGCGGGCGGCTCCCCCGTCCGTGCGGCCGGTGCCAACGGCGCTCCGGCCGCGCTGCCCCCCGTCGATCCGCGGCGGGACGGCTCGGGGGCTCCGCTGCCCGCGACCGTGACGGCGCTGGCGGGCGCCGTGCTGTAG
- a CDS encoding restriction endonuclease — protein MSRRSSSGLIGTWAQEQRRQQQDRLVRQREAERRQRSDERDAARGNRQRREAEARRGTERIDAEVDALRNLLVAGCRTPAFRTAALGRPEQLEPFDPGALAHPVPMPRLEDFQGRSSGWTLGSGQRARAEQEAHAHYAQAWQAAHAAEAQRRERLAAYRQQYDRWAAEQLAGVRAHNDGLAELAGALRAGDPEAVVEYFSAALYASAAWPEALPRRLAAAYDPAVRQLVLDWELPAYAVVPQARAVQYLPSTDQDKVKPRPVTERRALYRDVLAQCVLLVLRELYAADEFAVLDSVVVNGFVDCPDPVTGHDARFVLATAAATRTAFSGLRLEQVSAVDCLVDGLRGQLSARPDQLTAVRPGRRPDEVGSVGGAGGPAGRGDGGEDEPDLFAMDPIAFEHLVAELFRAMGMEAVTTQRSGDGGVDVEALDPAPIRGGRIVVQVKRYRNTVPPTAVRDLYGTVQDAGANKGVLVTTSSFGPGSYTFANGKPLELVPGAELVDLLHQYGLRGRLGGTPGGAPAARRTPRSAPAAASTPEPGSDLPADHNVLGMSWSGAVALDVCALVCTGGRVLTEDHFVFYNNPRTPDGSVRAHPHAAPDRAALAVSFDGLPREADRLVLVAAVDPEADPHADLAGFTDARIRLLDAGGAEAGRLEVSDGRAGETALVLGSFRRRASGDWDFVIGGKGYRGGLEDLLREFGVDVA, from the coding sequence ATGAGCCGTCGATCGAGCAGCGGACTGATCGGGACCTGGGCGCAGGAGCAGCGCCGGCAGCAGCAGGACCGGCTGGTCCGGCAGCGGGAGGCCGAGCGCCGGCAGCGGTCGGACGAGCGGGACGCGGCCCGCGGCAACCGGCAGCGCCGCGAGGCCGAGGCCCGGCGCGGGACCGAGCGGATCGACGCCGAGGTGGACGCGCTGCGGAACCTGCTGGTCGCGGGCTGCCGTACGCCGGCGTTCCGCACGGCCGCGCTGGGCCGGCCCGAGCAGCTGGAGCCCTTCGACCCGGGCGCGCTGGCGCACCCGGTGCCGATGCCGCGCCTTGAGGACTTCCAGGGTCGGAGCAGCGGCTGGACCCTCGGCTCGGGCCAGCGGGCCCGTGCCGAACAGGAGGCGCACGCCCACTACGCCCAGGCCTGGCAGGCGGCGCACGCCGCGGAGGCGCAGCGCCGCGAGCGGCTGGCGGCCTACCGGCAGCAGTACGACCGGTGGGCGGCGGAGCAGCTCGCCGGGGTCCGGGCGCACAACGACGGGCTCGCCGAGCTGGCCGGGGCGCTGCGCGCGGGCGATCCGGAAGCGGTGGTGGAGTACTTCTCGGCCGCCCTGTACGCCTCGGCGGCCTGGCCCGAGGCGCTGCCGAGGCGGCTGGCGGCGGCGTACGACCCGGCCGTGCGCCAGCTCGTACTGGACTGGGAGCTGCCGGCGTACGCGGTGGTGCCGCAGGCCAGGGCGGTGCAGTACCTGCCGAGCACCGACCAGGACAAGGTGAAGCCGCGCCCGGTCACGGAGCGGCGCGCGCTGTACCGGGACGTGCTGGCGCAGTGCGTCCTGCTGGTCCTGCGCGAGCTGTACGCGGCGGACGAGTTCGCCGTGCTGGACTCGGTGGTGGTCAACGGCTTCGTGGACTGCCCCGATCCGGTGACGGGCCACGACGCCCGGTTCGTCCTCGCCACGGCGGCGGCGACGCGCACCGCCTTCTCCGGACTGCGGCTCGAACAGGTCAGCGCGGTGGACTGCCTGGTCGACGGCTTGCGCGGGCAGCTCTCGGCCCGGCCCGACCAGCTGACCGCGGTCCGTCCGGGACGCCGGCCCGACGAGGTCGGCTCGGTCGGCGGGGCGGGCGGGCCCGCCGGGCGGGGGGACGGCGGGGAGGACGAGCCGGACCTCTTCGCCATGGACCCGATCGCCTTCGAGCACCTGGTCGCCGAGCTGTTCCGGGCGATGGGCATGGAGGCGGTGACCACGCAGCGGTCGGGCGACGGCGGCGTGGACGTCGAGGCGCTGGACCCGGCCCCGATCCGGGGCGGACGGATCGTGGTGCAGGTCAAGCGCTACCGCAACACCGTGCCGCCCACGGCGGTACGGGACCTGTACGGGACGGTCCAGGACGCGGGGGCGAACAAGGGGGTGCTGGTCACCACCTCGTCCTTCGGACCGGGGTCGTACACCTTTGCCAACGGCAAGCCGCTGGAGTTGGTTCCCGGCGCCGAACTCGTGGACCTGCTGCACCAGTACGGTCTGCGGGGCAGGCTGGGCGGGACTCCGGGCGGCGCCCCGGCGGCGCGCCGGACACCGCGGTCGGCACCGGCCGCGGCTTCGACACCGGAGCCCGGGTCGGACCTGCCGGCCGACCACAACGTGCTGGGCATGTCCTGGTCGGGGGCGGTCGCGCTGGACGTGTGCGCGCTGGTCTGCACGGGCGGCCGGGTGCTCACCGAGGACCACTTCGTCTTCTACAACAACCCCCGGACCCCGGACGGTTCGGTACGGGCCCATCCGCACGCGGCGCCCGACCGGGCGGCGCTCGCGGTCTCCTTCGACGGCCTGCCCCGGGAGGCCGACCGTCTGGTGCTGGTGGCCGCCGTCGACCCCGAGGCCGATCCCCACGCCGACCTGGCCGGGTTCACGGACGCCCGCATACGGCTCCTGGACGCGGGTGGTGCGGAGGCCGGGCGGTTGGAGGTCTCGGACGGCCGGGCGGGCGAGACGGCCCTGGTCCTCGGGTCGTTCCGGCGCCGGGCGAGCGGCGACTGGGACTTCGTGATCGGCGGCAAGGGCTACCGGGGCGGCCTGGAGGACCTGTTGCGGGAGTTCGGCGTGGACGTGGCCTGA
- a CDS encoding CobW family GTP-binding protein, translating to MNSRQPLPVVVLSGFLGSGKTTLLNHLLAHRGGTRIGVVVNDFGSIEVDAMAVAGQLGDSMVSLGGGCLCCAVDGSELDAYLEKLAAPVHRIDVIVIEASGLAEPEELIRMLMANENPDVRYGGMVQVVDAAEFEATRARHPRTDRHLAVADLVVLNKTDRVDAAERSRVEAGLAALTVPGTPVVGVDHGRIDPELLFDRRPWTETRGQLSFEDLLAQADAEGGHGHDDHGGHVHAAYESVEFVSAQALSPRRFIDFLDGRPPGLYRIKGYVYFGVPGYEERYEVQAVGRFLRFDPRPWGRGEERLTQLVLIGSGTDGQALLGALEACREPAPHEGRPESMWGVLRYAARPAEPGPAPEGDHRDPEPDHFAPDPDRFAPDPEPDHFAPEPDPDPDA from the coding sequence GTGAACAGCAGGCAGCCCCTCCCCGTCGTGGTCCTCTCCGGATTCCTCGGTTCCGGCAAGACCACCCTCCTCAACCACCTCCTCGCCCACCGGGGCGGCACCCGGATCGGGGTCGTCGTCAACGACTTCGGCTCGATCGAGGTCGACGCCATGGCGGTGGCCGGCCAGCTCGGCGACTCGATGGTCTCCCTCGGCGGGGGTTGCCTGTGCTGCGCCGTCGACGGCAGCGAGCTGGACGCGTACCTGGAGAAGCTGGCCGCGCCCGTGCACCGCATCGACGTGATCGTCATCGAGGCGAGCGGGCTGGCCGAGCCCGAGGAGCTGATCCGGATGCTGATGGCCAACGAGAACCCCGACGTCCGCTACGGCGGCATGGTGCAGGTCGTGGACGCGGCGGAGTTCGAGGCGACCCGGGCGAGGCACCCGCGGACCGACCGGCACCTCGCCGTCGCGGACCTCGTGGTGCTCAACAAGACCGACCGGGTGGACGCGGCCGAGCGCTCCCGCGTCGAGGCCGGGCTGGCCGCGCTCACGGTCCCGGGAACACCGGTCGTGGGCGTGGACCACGGACGGATCGACCCCGAGCTGCTCTTCGACCGGCGGCCCTGGACCGAGACCCGCGGGCAGCTCTCCTTCGAGGACCTGCTCGCACAGGCCGACGCCGAGGGCGGGCACGGCCACGACGACCACGGCGGTCATGTGCACGCGGCCTACGAGAGCGTCGAGTTCGTCTCCGCGCAGGCCCTCTCGCCGCGCCGGTTCATCGACTTCCTCGACGGCCGTCCGCCCGGCCTCTACCGGATCAAGGGCTACGTCTACTTCGGCGTCCCCGGCTACGAGGAGCGCTACGAGGTCCAGGCGGTCGGCCGCTTCCTCCGCTTCGACCCGCGGCCGTGGGGGAGGGGCGAGGAACGGCTGACGCAACTGGTCCTGATCGGCTCCGGCACCGACGGGCAGGCGCTGCTCGGCGCGCTGGAGGCCTGCCGCGAGCCGGCTCCGCACGAGGGCCGGCCCGAGAGCATGTGGGGGGTGCTGCGGTACGCCGCCCGGCCCGCGGAACCAGGCCCGGCGCCGGAGGGGGACCACCGGGACCCGGAGCCGGACCACTTCGCCCCGGACCCGGACCGCTTCGCCCCGGACCCGGAGCCGGACCACTTCGCCCCGGAGCCGGACCCCGACCCGGACGCGTGA
- a CDS encoding citrate synthase: protein MDTVVAVPRGLAGVVVTDTELGDVRGREGFYHYRQYSAVELAADRSFEDVWHLMFRGTLPADTAERDAFAAEIAPLRVLPAELRDALPALARATAASGPLAGLRTALSLLGASAGFRPVFDLDPAGRAADALAACAAVPTLLTALHRLGQGLEPVGPRADLPYAANYLYMLTGREPDPVRARAVERYLMSTVDHGFNASTFTARVIASTGADVAACLTGAVGALSGPLHGGAPSRALDTLDAIGTVDRIEPWIRERVLAGDRIMGFGHPVYRTEDPRSRMLREIALQFGGPLVDFAVEVEGQVERILAELKPGRELHTNVEFYAGVVMELCGLPRAMFTPTFCAARVIGWSANVLEQAADSKIIRPAARYTGPTPPQPVPALG, encoded by the coding sequence ATGGATACCGTCGTCGCAGTACCCCGCGGTCTCGCGGGAGTCGTGGTCACCGACACCGAGCTCGGTGACGTCCGGGGCCGAGAGGGCTTCTACCACTACCGCCAGTACTCGGCCGTCGAACTCGCCGCCGATCGCTCCTTCGAGGACGTGTGGCACCTGATGTTCCGCGGCACGCTCCCGGCGGACACCGCCGAGCGGGACGCCTTCGCCGCCGAGATCGCCCCGCTACGGGTCCTGCCCGCCGAGCTACGGGACGCCCTGCCCGCGCTCGCCCGCGCCACCGCGGCGTCCGGCCCGCTCGCCGGGCTGCGGACCGCGCTCTCGCTGCTCGGTGCCTCCGCAGGCTTCCGCCCCGTCTTCGACCTCGACCCGGCCGGCCGCGCCGCGGACGCGCTGGCCGCCTGCGCCGCCGTACCCACCCTGCTCACCGCGCTGCACCGGCTGGGACAGGGACTGGAGCCGGTCGGACCGCGCGCGGACCTCCCGTACGCGGCCAACTACCTGTACATGCTGACCGGCCGCGAACCCGACCCCGTGCGCGCCCGCGCCGTCGAGCGCTACCTCATGTCCACCGTGGACCACGGCTTCAACGCCTCGACCTTCACCGCCCGTGTGATCGCCTCCACCGGAGCGGACGTCGCCGCCTGCCTGACCGGTGCGGTCGGCGCGCTGTCGGGTCCGCTGCACGGCGGCGCCCCGAGCCGCGCGCTGGACACCCTGGACGCCATCGGGACCGTGGACCGGATCGAGCCGTGGATCCGCGAACGGGTCCTCGCGGGCGACCGGATCATGGGCTTCGGGCACCCCGTCTACCGCACCGAGGACCCGCGCTCGCGGATGCTGCGCGAGATCGCCCTGCAGTTCGGCGGCCCCCTGGTCGACTTCGCGGTGGAGGTGGAGGGCCAGGTCGAACGGATCCTCGCCGAGCTCAAGCCCGGCCGCGAACTGCACACCAACGTGGAGTTCTACGCGGGGGTCGTCATGGAGCTGTGCGGACTGCCGCGCGCGATGTTCACCCCGACCTTCTGCGCTGCCCGGGTGATCGGCTGGAGCGCGAACGTCCTCGAACAGGCCGCCGACTCGAAGATCATCCGCCCGGCCGCCCGCTACACCGGTCCCACCCCGCCGCAACCGGTGCCCGCGCTCGGCTGA
- a CDS encoding citrate synthase, translating to MDEERRLTTRQAAEVLGVKPATVYAYVSRGQLASRRDPVGRGSSFDAREVEALARRSRREAAGPAGEPSVRTALTLIEPDRYHYRGVDAVGLASRYRFEEVAEFLWTGILPHGARFTAPAGTLAAARRAVDALPAEAGPVDRLRVATAAAAVTDPLRFDLAPEAVLGAARCLIPTLVGALPARGTAPWPGDGRTARQLWPRLTAREPDPDALAVLDLALGLLVDHDLAASTLAVRVAASARAHPYAAVSAGLGALEGPLHGAAGRLAHRMLAEAMERGGAAPVVADHLRAGRRVPGLGHRLYPGEDPRARALFARLEALPQAGPALAAAREVAATAAARRPGLHANVDLALAVLTVSCGMPPEAGETVFAVARTAGWIAHALEEYQERPLRMRPSGQYHGPRPPQPMP from the coding sequence ATGGACGAAGAGCGACGGCTCACCACCCGGCAGGCCGCCGAGGTGCTCGGGGTGAAGCCCGCGACCGTGTACGCCTACGTCAGCCGCGGACAGCTGGCGAGCCGACGCGATCCGGTCGGCCGGGGCAGCAGCTTCGACGCGCGCGAGGTGGAGGCACTGGCCCGGCGCAGTCGGCGCGAGGCGGCGGGCCCCGCCGGCGAACCGTCCGTGCGCACCGCGCTGACCCTCATCGAACCCGACCGCTACCACTACCGGGGCGTCGACGCGGTCGGCTTGGCCTCGCGGTACCGCTTCGAAGAGGTCGCCGAGTTCCTGTGGACCGGGATCCTCCCGCACGGCGCGCGCTTCACCGCTCCCGCCGGGACCCTGGCCGCCGCCCGGCGCGCGGTGGACGCGCTGCCCGCGGAGGCCGGGCCCGTCGACCGGCTGCGCGTGGCCACCGCGGCCGCGGCCGTCACCGACCCGCTGCGGTTCGACCTCGCCCCCGAGGCCGTGCTCGGCGCCGCGCGCTGCCTGATCCCGACACTGGTCGGCGCCCTGCCGGCGCGGGGCACGGCCCCGTGGCCCGGGGACGGCCGCACCGCCCGGCAGTTGTGGCCCCGGCTGACGGCGCGGGAGCCCGACCCGGACGCGCTGGCCGTGCTCGACCTGGCGCTCGGGCTCCTCGTCGACCACGACCTGGCCGCCTCGACCCTGGCCGTACGGGTGGCCGCGTCGGCGCGGGCCCATCCGTACGCGGCGGTGTCGGCCGGACTCGGCGCCCTCGAAGGGCCCTTGCACGGGGCGGCCGGCCGGCTGGCCCACCGGATGCTCGCCGAGGCCATGGAGCGGGGTGGCGCCGCGCCGGTCGTCGCCGACCACCTGCGGGCCGGGCGGCGGGTGCCGGGCCTCGGGCACCGGCTCTACCCGGGCGAGGACCCCCGGGCGCGCGCCCTGTTCGCCCGGCTGGAGGCGCTGCCGCAGGCCGGACCGGCGCTGGCCGCCGCCCGGGAGGTGGCCGCCACCGCGGCGGCGCGCCGGCCCGGGCTGCACGCCAACGTGGACCTGGCGCTGGCCGTGCTGACGGTGTCGTGCGGGATGCCGCCCGAGGCCGGGGAGACCGTCTTCGCGGTGGCGCGCACGGCGGGCTGGATCGCGCACGCCCTGGAGGAGTACCAGGAGCGGCCGCTGCGGATGCGGCCGAGCGGGCAGTACCACGGGCCCCGCCCGCCACAGCCGATGCCGTGA
- a CDS encoding glycoside hydrolase family 13 protein, giving the protein MADFPLPDDAADWWRSAAIYQVYVRSFADGDGDGTGDLAGVRAHLPYLAELGVDALWFTPWYLSPLADGGYDVADYRSIDPAFGTLAEAEKLIAEARGLGLRTIVDIVPNHVSDRHAWFRAALAAGPGSPERELFHFRPGRGEHGELPPGDWPSQFNGAATWTRVPDGEWYLHLFTPQQPDLNWDHPAVRREHEEVLRFWFERGVAGVRIDSAALLAKDPALPDLAGRSPEPWPGEIHPYIDRDELHDVYRSWRAIADEYDGIFVGEVWLPDSERFARYLRPDELHTAFNFSFLSCPWDAGRLRTSITETLAEHAPVGAPATWVLCNHDVTRTVTRYGRAETGFDFAAKAFGTPTDLELGTRRARAAALLTLALPGAVYVYQGEELGLPEADVPIGRIQDPMHFRSGGTDPGRDGCRVPLPWTAEPWHDAWLPQPADWPAYAADRQAGDPGSMLTLYRTALGLRRAAAGFGGGSLEWLEAPEGVLAFTRPDGLVCVANLSGGPVPLPAHTDVVLASSALDDAGLLPQDTAVWLRT; this is encoded by the coding sequence GTGGCTGACTTTCCCCTGCCCGACGACGCCGCCGACTGGTGGCGCTCGGCCGCCATCTACCAGGTGTACGTACGCAGCTTCGCCGACGGCGACGGGGACGGCACCGGTGACCTCGCGGGCGTCCGGGCCCACCTGCCCTACCTGGCCGAACTCGGCGTGGACGCGCTGTGGTTCACCCCCTGGTACCTCTCCCCGCTCGCCGACGGCGGCTACGACGTCGCCGACTACCGCTCCATCGACCCCGCCTTCGGCACCCTCGCCGAAGCCGAGAAGCTGATCGCCGAAGCCCGCGGGCTGGGGCTGCGCACCATCGTCGACATCGTCCCGAACCACGTGTCCGACCGGCACGCGTGGTTCCGGGCCGCCCTCGCGGCCGGCCCCGGGAGCCCGGAACGGGAACTCTTCCACTTCCGCCCCGGACGCGGCGAGCACGGAGAACTGCCCCCCGGCGACTGGCCCTCGCAGTTCAACGGGGCCGCGACCTGGACGCGGGTGCCGGACGGGGAGTGGTACCTGCACCTCTTCACCCCGCAGCAGCCCGACCTCAACTGGGACCACCCGGCCGTGCGCCGCGAACACGAGGAAGTGCTGCGCTTCTGGTTCGAACGGGGGGTGGCCGGCGTACGGATCGACTCCGCGGCCCTGCTCGCCAAGGACCCGGCCCTGCCCGACCTGGCCGGACGCTCCCCGGAGCCGTGGCCCGGGGAGATCCACCCCTACATCGACCGCGACGAGCTGCACGACGTCTACCGCTCCTGGCGCGCCATCGCCGACGAGTACGACGGCATCTTCGTCGGCGAGGTCTGGCTGCCCGACTCCGAGCGCTTCGCCCGCTACCTGCGCCCCGACGAGCTGCACACCGCCTTCAACTTCTCCTTCCTCAGCTGTCCGTGGGACGCCGGGCGGCTGCGCACCTCCATCACGGAGACCCTCGCCGAGCACGCCCCGGTCGGGGCGCCTGCCACGTGGGTGCTGTGCAACCACGACGTCACCCGCACGGTCACCCGCTACGGGCGCGCGGAGACCGGCTTCGACTTCGCGGCCAAGGCCTTCGGCACCCCCACCGACCTGGAGCTCGGCACCCGCCGGGCGCGCGCCGCGGCCCTGCTGACGCTGGCCCTGCCCGGCGCCGTGTACGTCTACCAGGGCGAGGAGCTGGGCCTCCCCGAGGCCGACGTGCCGATCGGCCGCATCCAGGACCCCATGCACTTCCGCTCGGGGGGCACCGATCCGGGCCGCGACGGCTGCCGGGTACCGCTGCCGTGGACCGCGGAGCCCTGGCACGACGCGTGGCTCCCGCAGCCCGCGGACTGGCCCGCCTACGCGGCCGACCGGCAGGCCGGCGACCCCGGATCCATGCTCACCCTCTACCGGACCGCCCTCGGGCTGCGCCGCGCGGCGGCCGGCTTCGGGGGCGGTTCGCTGGAGTGGCTGGAGGCGCCCGAAGGGGTGCTGGCCTTCACCCGGCCCGACGGGCTGGTGTGCGTGGCCAACCTGTCCGGCGGGCCGGTGCCGCTGCCGGCCCACACCGACGTCGTGCTGGCCAGCTCCGCCCTGGACGACGCGGGGCTGCTCCCCCAGGACACGGCGGTCTGGCTGCGGACCTGA
- a CDS encoding carbohydrate ABC transporter permease translates to MAERTLISPAQLGRTRGRILYWTVLVLVVAGFTLVFLGPLYWMVANGLKSTEEFAQVPPTLVPDSLHTANYEAAWKVMDLAKLLFNTLYYAFGALAFQLVLDVGAAYSLSKLRPVLGKAVLGMMLATLMIPATVLVVPQYLTVLDMPIIERNLLNTPWVIWLPSVTNAFNIFLLKRFFDSIPQEILDASAIDGASAVRTLRSIVLPMSRPILGVVSIFAIVGVWKDFLWPMLTLPDPALQTLNVGIYSLATGVPENHLIAALAMASAPTLVIFLIFQRNIMSGLTAGSLKG, encoded by the coding sequence ATGGCAGAGCGCACGCTGATATCGCCGGCCCAACTCGGCCGCACCCGGGGCAGGATCCTCTACTGGACCGTGCTCGTCCTGGTCGTGGCCGGCTTCACCCTGGTCTTCCTCGGACCCCTCTACTGGATGGTCGCGAACGGCCTCAAGAGCACCGAGGAGTTCGCCCAGGTCCCGCCGACCCTGGTGCCCGACTCCCTGCACACCGCCAACTACGAGGCCGCGTGGAAGGTCATGGACCTCGCCAAGCTGCTCTTCAACACCCTCTACTACGCCTTCGGCGCCCTCGCCTTCCAGCTCGTCCTCGACGTGGGCGCCGCCTACTCCCTCTCCAAACTGCGGCCCGTCCTCGGCAAGGCCGTGCTCGGGATGATGCTGGCCACCCTGATGATCCCGGCCACCGTCCTCGTCGTACCGCAGTACCTCACGGTCCTCGACATGCCGATCATCGAGCGGAACCTGCTCAACACGCCCTGGGTGATCTGGCTGCCGTCCGTCACCAACGCCTTCAACATCTTCCTGCTGAAGCGGTTCTTCGACTCCATACCGCAGGAGATCCTGGACGCCTCCGCCATCGACGGGGCGAGCGCCGTCCGCACCCTGCGCTCCATCGTCCTGCCGATGTCGCGCCCCATCCTCGGCGTGGTGTCGATCTTCGCGATCGTCGGCGTCTGGAAGGACTTCCTCTGGCCGATGCTCACCCTCCCGGACCCCGCCCTGCAGACGCTCAACGTCGGCATCTACTCACTGGCCACGGGAGTGCCCGAGAACCATCTCATCGCCGCACTCGCGATGGCCTCGGCGCCCACGCTCGTCATCTTCCTGATCTTCCAGCGCAACATCATGAGCGGTCTCACGGCGGGCTCCCTCAAGGGCTGA